One Prosthecobacter sp. genomic window, TACGGAACACACGGAACACTCGGAAAAGGGCTTTACCATGACTCCGTTCAAAGGTGATTATCATGCTTGTGACGTTGCTGGCTTTCCGTCTGTTCCGCGTGTTCCGTAGGCGGCCATCTCCGTAATTTGATTGTCGTTTTGCGCACGGTCTGGCAAAATGCCGGCATGAAACGAAAACCCGCCCGTGTCTCCTGGCACAGCCGGATGCTCAGCCAGTTGCTGGGCCAGCTCCGAGCGCATGCCGACCTGTCACCGAAGGAACTAGCCACCCGAGCAGGCATCTCCGAGCACACCATCGCCACCTGCGAGCGATACTGCGGACGTCTCACGGTGGAGAAAATCATCAAATTCATCCAAGGCGTGGGCTTTGATCATCTGACCGTTTTTTACGAGGTCGGGGGACGCCTGGAGCTTGCGGGCAAACCCTCCATTTCCGGGAGGAAGCATCCGCGCCCGAGTGTCTTTTTCAAACCTCTCTATGATGAGGGCCTGCTCGACC contains:
- a CDS encoding helix-turn-helix transcriptional regulator, translating into MKRKPARVSWHSRMLSQLLGQLRAHADLSPKELATRAGISEHTIATCERYCGRLTVEKIIKFIQGVGFDHLTVFYEVGGRLELAGKPSISGRKHPRPSVFFKPLYDEGLLDRQEVSRQLRIMRQLRKPAAQSH